In a single window of the Zea mays cultivar B73 chromosome 5, Zm-B73-REFERENCE-NAM-5.0, whole genome shotgun sequence genome:
- the LOC100276676 gene encoding uncharacterized protein LOC100276676: protein MAPRSRLLDLERHDVLSFYGGGAYHQSASASAWPPTATGSFSGPIDFLVAALLLHLVVPFPHAAAAVCGALYVAYCFLLDRSAQVSSWPSAAAAMPSAEPSRPTTPGKVAAMQVAAGLRLP from the coding sequence ATGGCGCCTCGCAGCCGCCTCCTCGACCTGGAGAGGCACGACGTGCTCTCCTTCTACGGCGGTGGTGCCTACCACCAGAGCGCGAGCGCGTCAGCGTGGCCGCCTACGGCTACGGGATCGTTTTCTGGCCCGATCGACTTCCTCGTCGCCGCCCTGCTCCTCCACCTCGTCGTCCCGTTcccgcacgccgccgccgccgtctgcGGGGCGCTCTACGTCGCCTACTGCTTCCTCCTCGACCGCTCAGCGCAGGTGAGCTCGTGGCCTTCCGCTGCCGCTGCCATGCCGTCGGCAGAACCCTCTCGCCCGACTACTCCGGGCAAGGTGGCAGCCATGCAAGTAGCAGCTGGCTTGCGACTTCCCTGA
- the LOC100277209 gene encoding uncharacterized protein LOC100277209 yields MAPRSRLLDLERHDVLFFYGDGAYHQSESVVVLVVVVAALLLLLVAPFPHAAAVCGALYVAYCLLLDRAAKASSSSSSCPSTDTAAPPAADASRPTTRGTVAGYMIVQKQN; encoded by the coding sequence ATGGCGCCTCGCAGCCGCCTCCTCGACCTGGAGAGGCACGACGTGCTCTTCTTCTACGGCGATGGTGCCTACCACCAGAGCGAGAGCGTCGTCGTccttgtcgtcgtcgtcgccgccctgctcctcctcctcgtcgCGCCGTTCCCGCACGCCGCTGCCGTCTGCGGGGCGCTCTACGTCGCCTACTGCCTCCTCCTCGACCGCGCAGCGAAGGCGAGCAGCTCCAGCTCGTCGTGTCCTTCCACTGACACTGCCGCGCCGCCGGCGGCAGACGCCTCTCGCCCCACTACTCGGGGCACGGTGGCAGGCTATATGATCGTGCAGAAGCAGAATTGA
- the LOC100276188 gene encoding uncharacterized protein LOC100276188 (The RefSeq protein has 1 non-frameshifting indel compared to this genomic sequence), producing MAPRSRLLDLEKHDVLFFYGDDGAYHQSERVSVVTRAIAFWPVFLVAALLLHLIAPFPHVAAVCGALYVFLLDRAAQASCSSSWPSTATAAPPAEASRPTTRCTAAGYTVVQN from the coding sequence ATGGCGCCTCGCAGCCGCCTCCTCGACCTCGAGAAGCACGACGTGCTCTTCTTCTACGGCGATGGCGCCTACCACCAGAGCGAGCGCGTCAGCGTGGTCACCAGAGCGATCGCCTTCTGGCCCGTCTTCCTCGTCGCCGCCCTGCTCCTCCACCTCATCGCGCCGTTCCCGCACGTGGCTGCCGTCTGCGGGGCGCTCTACGTCTTCCTCCTCGACCGCGCAGCGCAGGCGAGCTGCTCCAGCTCGTGGCCTTCCACTGCCACTGCCGCGCCGCCGGCAGAGGCCTCTCGCCCCACTACTCGGTGCACAGCGGCAGGCTATACGGTCGTGCAGAATTGA
- the LOC100285954 gene encoding uncharacterized protein LOC100285954, with product MAKPRSGGGGGLLDLEGHYAFYGAYHSNPVNVGIHELFVWPIFLTALMLLHLTAPSTHAAGISAAVYAAYYFLLDRRAGALAALLCYLCWAASGALSARLGFSVGWKVVLVAQLFCWIMQFIGHGVFEKRAPALLDNLVQAFLMAPFFVLLEILHTFGGYEPYPGFHDKVSKLIEEARKEWEDKKSKKSS from the exons ATGGCGAAGCctcgcagcggcggcggcggcggcctcctGGACTTAGAGGGGCACTACGCCTTTTACGGCGCCTACCACAGCAACCCCGTCAACGTGGGCATCCACGAGCTCTTCGTGTGGCCCATCTTCCTCACCGCGCTCATGCTCCTCCACCTCACCGCCCCCTCCACGCACGCCGCCGGCATCAGCGCCGCGGTCTACGCGGCCTACTACTTCCTCCTCGACCGCCGCGCGGGCGCGCTCGCCGCCCTCCTCTGCTACCTCTGCTGGGCCGCCAGCGGCGCCCTCTCTGCCCGCCTCGGTTTCTCTGTTGGATGGAAG GTTGTATTGGTGGCCCAGTTGTTCTGTTGGATTATGCAATTCATTGGTCATGGAGTTTTCGag AAGCGAGCGCCTGCTCTTCTTGACAATCTTGTCCAGGCTTTCCTGATGGCACCATTCTTTGTGCTGCTAGAG ATTCTTCACACATTTGGCGGGTACGAACCGTATCCTGGCTTCCACGACAAGGTGAGCAAGTTGATTGAGGAAGCCCGGAAGGAATGGGAGGACAAGAAATCAAAGAAATCCTCATGA